The following coding sequences lie in one Arabidopsis thaliana chromosome 3, partial sequence genomic window:
- a CDS encoding uncharacterized protein (unknown protein; FUNCTIONS IN: molecular_function unknown; INVOLVED IN: biological_process unknown; LOCATED IN: cellular_component unknown; Has 1 Blast hits to 1 proteins in 1 species: Archae - 0; Bacteria - 0; Metazoa - 0; Fungi - 0; Plants - 1; Viruses - 0; Other Eukaryotes - 0 (source: NCBI BLink).): protein MVCSKSRRQEKLKWSVLTLSQDPKEGHIGRGIQQRDEKGKRKLGEINNLGASVLMMREGDYQARKSLKTKGTGGEPLAENDDPVNVSRSSDDEKEDHYQARKFVKGLVDFRHWWRASRRE from the exons ATGGTGTGTTCCAAATCCAGAAGACAAGAAAAGCTGAAATGGTCTGTTTTAACTTTGTCGCAAGATCCTAAGGAGGGACACATAGGAAGAGGGATTCAACAAAGAGAcgaaaagggaaaaagaaagcTCGGCGAGATAAACAACCTAGGCGCAT CAGTTCTGATGATGAGAGAGGGCGATTATCAAGCTAGAAAGTCATTGAAAACTAAAG GCACTGGTGGAGAGCCTCTCGCAGAGAATGATGATCCTGTCAATGTGAGCAGAAGTTCtgatgatgagaaagaagacCACTATCAAGCTAGAAA ATTTGTAAAGGGTTTGGTTGATTTCAGGCACTGGTGGAGAGCCTCCCGCAGAGAATGA
- a CDS encoding uncharacterized protein (unknown protein; Has 4 Blast hits to 4 proteins in 2 species: Archae - 0; Bacteria - 0; Metazoa - 3; Fungi - 0; Plants - 1; Viruses - 0; Other Eukaryotes - 0 (source: NCBI BLink).) — protein MVCSKSRRQEKLKWSVLTLSQDPKEGHIGRGIQQRDEKGKRKLGEINNLGASVLMMREGDYQARKSLKTKGTGGEPLAENDDPVNVSRSSDDEKEDHYQARKSSNDVKEDHYQARKSVKAKGKDIS, from the exons ATGGTGTGTTCCAAATCCAGAAGACAAGAAAAGCTGAAATGGTCTGTTTTAACTTTGTCGCAAGATCCTAAGGAGGGACACATAGGAAGAGGGATTCAACAAAGAGAcgaaaagggaaaaagaaagcTCGGCGAGATAAACAACCTAGGCGCAT CAGTTCTGATGATGAGAGAGGGCGATTATCAAGCTAGAAAGTCATTGAAAACTAAAG GCACTGGTGGAGAGCCTCTCGCAGAGAATGATGATCCTGTCAATGTGAGCAGAAGTTCtgatgatgagaaagaagacCACTATCAAGCTAGAAA AAGTTCTAATGATGTGAAAGAGGACCACTATCAAGCTAGAAAGTCAGTGAAAGCTAAAGGTAAGGACATCTCCTAA